The following is a genomic window from Neodiprion lecontei isolate iyNeoLeco1 chromosome 4, iyNeoLeco1.1, whole genome shotgun sequence.
TGTTAAAAAGTTCATCCTCACAGTCTGAAATTTGCACCTTTATAGACATTTACGCGTACTAATGAATTCCTCGCTACAATAAATGtggattttataaaaaatacgaCTCAGCAATTAAATTCCTCACGAAGCAGTTCAATTATTTCGACTTCGCACAAGCGTTTGTATTCCACTTACAGATCCCTCGCTAACAGGACGATACCGTTCTGTACGAAGTTGAAGAACctcaaatataaatgaaatccTTTTCActgaaaaaggagaaaatacCGGAGGTCGTCTTTaatagagtaaaaaataataataaataataaaaaataaacaaataaataaataaataaccaaGTATTCAAAACCAAAAATCAAACCACAGTCGGATGGCCGGATTAACGTCTGTGGTAAAAAAAGTGAGACGTAAATAACGACCGATTTGGTAAGTTTTCAGTGTAAGGTTTGGTTAGAAAAACAAATCTAATAGTGTAGTTTTCGCTCTTAGATCTCACCAATCTTGTTTGACGTGGCGGAGTGGAGTAaacacagagagagagagagagagagatagaaaaaaataaaaaatgccgtaccgaaagaagaaaaacgagtcGTCTCCGATTCCGACAtctgcacacacacacatcgaCAGTGAGCCTCTTATGTCAACCGTGGAATATATCCGATTCCTATATATAACGCGAAATCACGGCAAACGTAATATCAAGTGTATAAGTAGACACTTTTACTTACAGCCTTGAATTTTCACGTAGTTGATAgacaagagaaaaagaaaccgtACGTGTgcatatgtacgtacgtaatgTTATTACGTATCTTACGGCGTGTGaaatttatcatcaaaatATAACACCGGAGGCGTGATCTAAAATACTGGATCCCGATTCACTCGAGCAGAGAGGCTTCAATACGATACGTAAAAAAGCGGAAAagagatggagaaaaaaaaataaaatgcatgTAGAGAGAAATAATGGTTTCTACCTACGCGAAATTCGTGAACGAGATTCCAACTACcttgagaaaaagagagagagagagagagaagtagaagaagaccTCGTGTGACATGTACAGGTTTCGCTGCCTCGTCCCAGACGTCCTTTACATAATTTTCGACGATTCTATGGTTTGAATTAACCGTCCAGTACCGGCCGCTAGTGTGTATAAACTCTCTTCGAGAAAGAAACTTACTAAGGCTACTTTGGGTAAAAAAGTGAATCGAGCGAAAGAAGAGGAGAGACGAGGAGAGGAAATACAGAAggaagagtaaaaaaagtgaagagagacagagagagagagaggggaaaaaaaaagaaaaaattcgaacgaaACCACACGAGCGTTAAGGGGGAGAGGCAGGACCTCATCGGCGGGCCCGACTTCGTCGCACAAAGAGACGTGGGGGTAGGGCCTAGGCGGCTGGGCCCCGTCCGAAGGCGAAAGTGTGCCGCGTATATAAGGCCCGGAGCCAACGGCAATCAGCATCCAGTTCACTCCTGGACTCACCCAGAACATCGTGAAACACAAAAATGAAGAGCCTGGTACGTCGATAACACGATATATTTTACAACCAGCCCGCGGTGTCGTTACGAAACGAGCAGGAAACCGCGTTATAAGTGTACCCATAACATCGGGAGATATTCGATACGGGAGCTCTAAAATCAAGTGCTATACATACGACAAGTGAAAATTTCCCGATCACGAATCACGCcctttttctcaattttgtcTGCTTTCGGGTATATAGAATAGTCGAAACCGAGAGAGATTCTCCAGCTgtttataaaactttttttctcctattcCAGCTATTACTAGCGCTACTAGCGCTCGCCGTAGCGGCTAACGCTAAGGAGGAATCGGCGGCGACATCGGTTGCGGCTTCCGAAGGTTCAAAATCGGCGGAATCACCCAAGAAGCAAGACAAGCGTGGAATCAACCATGCTTACGGTTACGGCTCCGGCGGCTACGGTGGCTACGGTGACTACGGCAGCTACGGCAGCTACGGCGGCTACGGCGGATACAGCGGCCTCGAAATCGGGGGTGGTCACGGTGGCCTTTCATACGGAGGATCGAGCCTCGGAGGCTTGAACACCTACTCGCTTGACAATTACGGAGGCTACGGAAGCTACGCAGGCTACGGAGGCTACTTGGGAGGAGGTTACGGAAGCGACGGTGCTCATGAGAACGTGAAAACCGTGACGGTGGTGAAGAAGGTGGCGGTGCCGTACCCGGTTGAGAGGCAAGTCCCTTACCCGGTCGAGAAGCAGGTACCCTACCCAGTCAAGGTCCCGGTCCCGCAGCCCTACCCCGTAGAGAAGCAGGTTCCGTACCCGGTGAAGGTACTGGTCAAAGTTCCGGTCCACGTCCCGCATCCCTACCCGGTAGAGAAGAAGGTTCCGTACCCCGTACACGTCCCGGTTGACCGTCCCTACCCCGTCAAGGTCCTCGTGCCGCAACCCTACCCCGTAGAGAAGCACGTACCCTACCCCGTCAAGGTTCCCGTTCCACAGCCCTACCCCGTTGAGAAGCAGGTACCCTACCCGGTCAAGGTTCCAGTCCACGTGCCGCAGCCCTACCCCGTAGAGAAGCTCGTTCCGTACCCCGTGAAAGTTCACGTTGACAGGCCCTACCCCGTCCACGTCGCGAAGCCGTACCCGGTTACGGTGGAGAAGCCGGTTCCCTACCCAGTTGAGAAGCCAGTTCCGTACCCAGTCAAGGTACCGGTTGACAGACCGTATCCCGTCCATGTGCCCAAGCCCGTGCCCTACGAAGTCAAGGTCCCGGTGCCCCAGCCCTACGCCGTTGTGAAGAAAGTTCCGTACCCCGTCGAGAAGCCGGTTCCCTACCCAGTCAGCGTTCCGGTAGACAGACCGTACCCCGTTCACGTCGAGAAGCACGTCCCGTACCCCGTTGAGAAGCCTGTTCCATACCCGGTTAAGGTTCCGGTTGCGGTACCAGTCCACTACGGTTCTCATCACGAGGGTATCCAGTCTTATGGAAGCGGTGTCGTCAGCAGCATAGGTGAGGGAGGATTTTCCGGTTACGCTTCCGGACACGGTTTGAACGTCGAGGACTCATACAGCAGCGGATTTTCCCATCATCATTAGACAGACGGAGTCACGATACGAGGGGTTGATTTGACGACGAGTTGCAAGCCACCAGAAACGGATCGAAAGCTAGGATCGAGATTTTGGACTCGATGGATGCACAGCAACTCGGGGTCTTGCCGACTTTGGGCAAGACCTCGGAGTCATGTTTTCTATGGTATTGTTCAAGGCTTGTTAAATTGTCAGAACAGCGGTGGAGTCCAAGACCCGTTAATCGACCCCCGAACAATCGTCTGCTATATGCATGTTGtacagtgaaatatttttataccttaaatgaaataaagtggtttttttttatagaaaaatgaaaacaactCGTTTTCCTTCGTACCTAGTCTACCATCCCACACTCTCTTAAGATCTAAGCTTCTCGCACTACATGGTCAACAGCTGTGGAAAGACCAGACATTTTCCGCGGAAAATGTGCTGGTAGTATTCCGATCCAGTTTTCAGGAATGAGCCTTACGGTTACCTCATCACTTCCGTAGGCGTAATGCGAGGAATGGACTACAGGACCTCTTCAACCGGGGCAATGGAAAGTAATCGTACACGTATTTCAACGCTCCGTTACACCGGTTAATTCAAAGTATTGCAATATCCACGgcttataatatatgtaagtGAGTAATACGTATGTGTGCATCCATCGAGCTGTCGTCATGACGGTTTCGGACCGGCGACTGGACGCCGCACACGCACCGTGACTTACGTCGACGACTCCCAGTTTTATCCGGTATTGCGTAAGTCCAGTCATTAACGCATGCGGCTATCTGTGGCTGAAAGTAAGAgtacccccctcccccttccgctccgccctcttcttcttccttcgcTGAACACAGGGCCGATGCCTCGGGCCCAGGAAATGATCTCTCCTTCCAAACACAATGCCCCTCTCACTCGGTCGATGATCGCCTTGCCCCAAAGAAGTGAGAGACCGGATCGGGTACCAATTGCGTGATCGTTGGGGGcttgttgtatttttattttaccatctgttctctttttttttcgtcatttttcttcttaacTCACTGCCGTCAGTGATAATCAGACGTCGTCTTCGACTTTGGAACATGCTTCATCGCTCGATCTTGATCAATGGGAAACGAGAATGTGTGTATTTAGAGAATTCGGCCTTTCCGCCTTTCGCGAATTGATGAAGCTCTAAAGATTCTTCATTCAGTGTTAAGACGTTTTTGCTTTACGCTCATCCGCTTCTTACTGATCTTCTAATTTAATACTGTCCTAGAATATAGTTCCAGTCGATTTAGCgacttgaaaacaaattaagGCAAGGCACACGATTCATTAATCATTTATGGTAATTCGACCAGCGGCTGAGTGCTGATGGTTTTTGTCAGTGGCTCAACAGAAAAAATCGTTGACATCCCACACAAGTAAACAAGCTCATCCATAAACATGAAATCAATTCTAAAAAACGTAGACCACAAAGGTGTCtcaatttgacaattttttgcaaCCACGAAACAGGATCCATGCTACGAAtctataaatttgaatttttatgtaaACCACAAACTACTTcgacagtttttttcttcttaaatATTAAAAGTTGGCCCTCGGTGATGTGATTCTTGATGCTCTGATGCGATTCGAGTCAACGTAGAGCAGTCAGAAGGACTGTTTACACTATTAGCTGCAATTAGTATTACATCTGGTCTGCAGCAACTGCTTGCTGCGTGCAGAGCCACCACATCCGGTCAAAGCTGCATCGAACTGCGTAGAGGATATTTCAGCGGTAAGAGACTCGTTGGTAAAAGCGCTGCTTTCTAGTCTAGTTATCGTACACATAGAGTTGGAAATTTGCAACCAACGTCAAGTTACCATCTGAAAACCACGATCCGCTACGGCTAGTGGAGAACGTGCAGCATGTAATTGTCTTCCCATGATTATCATCTGCAATTTTCATGCCAAACGTGTCGCACTTTACTTTTTAACCTCAGATTTGCATCATATGCTGAATAATTGTTATGCAAGTTAACCGGTCCAAGGCTCGTTTCCATAAACGTCCAGGACAAAGAAATATTAATGTAAATGAACGTTGCAGGGTACTGCACGCATATTTTCAAGAAAGTGAAAATCCCTCGTGCCTAATAGGGACTCACTGTTCTCCACGAGACggaattttcacaaataaatGAACTGTTGCGATATTGCGCGAATTCATGGAACGTGACACCATGGAATATAAATGGGATTGATGAGTCTGTTCGACCTACAAAGTCAATTGTCAGTTACTGAAAATCGAAGGGGGTAACTTGTCCGATAAAAGAATACGTCGTGTCTGTGCGGGTCTTTGTTTGCTAATAAGCGTTTATGAAACCGTCGAAAGGAAACAATGGTTCAGGTAACAATTGCGGTTCTCACGGGACGACTGATACATGAGAATTCAATTAAACGGACAAATGAGAAACGAAACTTGCAAGAATCGCGTGTCGACTTCTCCATCACGAGTTACGGATAACGTGTTATTTGTTTTCAACCATCTGCCAATTATTTTCCGCTGGACAATTAAATtttggaatggaaaaaaaagggtTCAGCGTTAGAAATAAGGAGTTAAGTAGAACTTATTATCATTGACTTGATAGTAGGGTAAATTAGAATCACGGTAATCACTGAATGTGGCTGACTCAGAGCGAATTCAACACATCAAGACAGTGATCAAGGGACGGGATAGATCCGCTAATTGACATGCGTTTCAGGGCAATTAAACCAGTGCTCGTAAACCGTGAGCAGATGCATCGAAAATCGAGAGTGAAGCCCTGCAACCAAGGAGAGATCGCGTGCGAATCGTGAAATCAAGTGTCCGTTAAACACGGTCTTCCTATTACGGGGAAAAGGAGCTGACCGATATAGCTTAGCGATTTCTACGTTGCACCCGCCTATTGACCGAAATTCCGAAGGGTGGAAGCCTTGGATTCTCCAGGATTCTACTCGGGAATTTTCGAGTATTGGATCCACTGTATATATTTTGGACTCGCATCTTAACTGACGGACTGACATCAGGAGAAAAACGTCGTTGTAGTCTGAGGAATTTCACTCTCGTGAGAATTACTAGTGCAGCGGGaaagttgtaaatatattgtacattaagTTAAACGATTCACACCTCGATTCGCTCTTCTAATCCCGTATAAAAAGTCCATTCTCAGTTGCAGCAGCCGTCAGTTAAACTGCGATTCATCTCACGTGAAGAACCTCAGCTTGCTATTAATCTCATCGACATGTCGAAAAAGGTATCGGCTTCATCGGTTTTGTGGTTAACTGTGTCCCCTCAATTTAAAAACCTTGATTCTTGGATTTAACCTCCATCAATCGACTTTTAGCAGCATGGAGTTTCATGGATTGTAACCGCTATACTGCTGGCAGTTCAGTCCGGGGGATTCCGAGTTTATTCATGGGGCGGAAAGGCGGATCAAACACCGATGGGTTTGGGCTACGGGGTGATACATTTTAGCATATCAGAGGACATGAACGATCTCGGAAAAGGGGGAATAATTGGAACAGATCGCATAGGCCATGGAGCAGGTAAGATTCTGACCACCATTCGCCGTTCCACTTTTCACACCAGCAGAGCTTTAACGATTCCAAAAACTTTTCGCTCTCTTGGGATGAGATCGGTCTTGGAATGCATGTAACCGACAGTGAAATTATGCTGACTCGAATCATTCCAGTTTCATGACATTGAAACATTGTCGAAACCACGTTACTTCATCATCCGCACTCTCAATATTTCCAGACGAAGTCAGCAGCGCCAGACACGTAGAAGAGGATCACGGACGCGGTAATTTCGAGGGTCGATTGCTGGGCCAGCACGTCCACGAAGACAACTACCGCGTAATAACGATCACAAAAAAGGTGACCGTGCCGTATCCCGTGGAAAAAACCGTCCACTATCCAGTGATAAAGAAGATATTATACCCAGTCCGAGTACCAGTTGCGCAGCCTTACGCCGTTGAGAAGGAGGTGCCGTATCCGGTAAAGGTATATGTCAAGGTCCCCGTTAAAATACCGAAGCCGGTGCCGATCGTCAAGGAGATACCGTACCCCGTCAAGGTGCCGGTAGACCGGCCGGTTCCCCTGAAGATTTATGTGCCCCAGCCTTACCCGGTAGAGAAGAAGATACGCTACGATGTCGAGGTCCCGGTACCGCAGCCTATTCCTATCGAGAAGAACATCCCGGTTCCGGTAAAGGTTCAGGAGTATTACGCGCAGCCCTATCCGGTCGAAAAGGTCGTTCACTACCCGGTCGAAGTCAAGGTGGATAAACCGGTGCCGGTCCACGTCCAGAAGCCCTACCCTGTTCCAGTCCAAAGGCCGGTTCCCTATTCCATGGAAAAGCATGTTCCATATCCGGTGAAGGCCCTGGTTGAACAGCCGGTTTCGGTACCAGACGAGAAGCCACTTCTGGTGGATGAGACCATGGCTCACTGGGTTACTAACGCCTCGGATGCACCGGTCAGAGATCAAGATTATCGATAGCTCGATCATAGGGTCGCGAATTCGGTCGAGTGATCGGACAAAGGCGTTGGCATTGGGAGGCAATGATCGTTAGCTCGTTAAGTGATCGGGTGGAGCTGCTTGTTGGAATAGAAATGGGGATTCAGGAGCGAGGCATGGCATATGGCATGGCTGACTCATCGTTGGAATCACGAGTTTAAATTCGGCGTAAAATGGTGTACTGATCATCTTCATTTCAATGTAGTAGTACATTGGGTAGACCGATCGCCtcgttgttatttattttattatcgtgttaataaattatacttgcaTCACTGCGCAACGATGTATCTAAAATGGCAAGCGTTGCTGTAGATTACTCCCGATcctatttgtaatatttctgAGAAGTTAGAATTATTCACGACAAAGTTATTTTTAGAGCTTAAAAggatagaaaaagaagaagagtaaTAGCGATGGTAACAATATGACACATAAAGATCTTGATAGCTGACTAATTCTTTTTGTACGTTATAGTACTTGGCACTAAATGTCAACCAGtttgattttcgaataaatttagAATGAACAGAGATCGAGTGAACAAATGCCGAGATTCACGCGCGGAATGATGAAACAgtttcatgaattattgaataattgtaaaactgaaatgaaaaaacgagaGTGTCATACTTCATTCCTCGAAATAAACTGCATCAAGATTGTTGGCAAAAAATGAAGCATAAATTATCGAAACTCGTAGTGAGGAGAAGAAACTCGTCTCGCAATATATCTCAAAGCAGGCATTTAACGAGTGAGATTTCTTACGCAACCAAGGGTGTGGGCTTTgtaaaaaacctgaaatattcCTCCACTTTATTTATACGAGCGAATCTTTGATGGCAacgagttggaaaaaaacgTTATTAAGCACCTGCGATGAGAACATCAAACGGCAGTATTAAACCCGGATTTTGTTATCTGACGACTAATTGGCACCCTATTCATAAAACGCCCGGTTGGTTTTTTCGCCAGCtgaactatttttatttcctccgAAGAGGATTATCTCAAAATTCCAGGCATCCAATATGAAATTTATAGTTACGCAACGTTATTTaaggaaatataaaattttatggaCTTGTACATGGACTCTATCGACCTTCGACGAATCATCGTCCCACTGAATCAGGTTCGAATAAACGATCCAGCCTCGATAAGATCTGGCTTCTCAACCGCCGCTTGCCCTTTCCGAATTACGAATAAGACACAAATAAATGCGGCCTTTCATCACCGTTCGAACTCTTTGAAGCCCGCGGAGCTTGATGATGAACACCTTGGTTTCGTAAAAGTCAACCATGTCGTTCGTTCTACTGCAAGATTCTGTGCCCAACGAATCTGCAGTCCGAACgagaaatgtgaaaaagcCAAAGTTTAAGATACAAGAACAGAGGTCTAAAAGCTGTGGCTGAAATCGATTAATTCTTAAGCTGCACACCTGTGTATTATACTAGTGTCACACCGGGGTCTTTGCGTAGAAACTAAGATATTGATTTAAATaacttaaaaatcattttgggATACTCTTTAACTATGATATTTCAAGGCAAATTAATTATCTTtgggaaaataaaactttgaatatgaagaagtaaaaacataaaaaaaataaaaaaatggatcaTTCTACTTGCAAAATCGTAACTcgctgaattttcaatattttgtgcTGAAAATCAACCGAGTAACTCTCAAGACACGGATAtgtagggaaaaaaatatgaagacaccgcgtgatgaaaaaagttatttgtATGAGTGAGTGAAGtgaattaacgatttttacaatatttcattattcatcAAATAGATTATTTTAGATGCTTTTCGCATAGAATTTACGGTGATCATGCCGTGGAATAAGGGTTAAGAGCaattgaattattgaaaaagaattgaacagcagataatttaataattctgAAGTTATCAAAAACTGAGCTGTATTTATTCGAACATGCATTGTGAAGGTACGTTAAAGGTGACAGGTTTTAAAAATGACGAGCATGTCATCTGGTCGATCAGTCTGCCTCGACTGGAACCGAAGAATATGTGGCATGGCCATGGTTTTTTAAGGCGGAACCAAAGCCATAACGATTATCACGTACCCAATAGAACTAGATACAAAATAAGGATGgataaattttgcaatcgTTTTCTAATCAGGGAATCACTCTAAACCCGGATTTAAACGGAGCAAAAAGTCAACTCGATCGTTAATT
Proteins encoded in this region:
- the LOC107225348 gene encoding proline-rich protein 4; this encodes MKSLLLLALLALAVAANAKEESAATSVAASEGSKSAESPKKQDKRGINHAYGYGSGGYGGYGDYGSYGSYGGYGGYSGLEIGGGHGGLSYGGSSLGGLNTYSLDNYGGYGSYAGYGGYLGGGYGSDGAHENVKTVTVVKKVAVPYPVERQVPYPVEKQVPYPVKVPVPQPYPVEKQVPYPVKVLVKVPVHVPHPYPVEKKVPYPVHVPVDRPYPVKVLVPQPYPVEKHVPYPVKVPVPQPYPVEKQVPYPVKVPVHVPQPYPVEKLVPYPVKVHVDRPYPVHVAKPYPVTVEKPVPYPVEKPVPYPVKVPVDRPYPVHVPKPVPYEVKVPVPQPYAVVKKVPYPVEKPVPYPVSVPVDRPYPVHVEKHVPYPVEKPVPYPVKVPVAVPVHYGSHHEGIQSYGSGVVSSIGEGGFSGYASGHGLNVEDSYSSGFSHHH
- the LOC107225345 gene encoding proline-rich protein 4-like codes for the protein MSKKQHGVSWIVTAILLAVQSGGFRVYSWGGKADQTPMGLGYGVIHFSISEDMNDLGKGGIIGTDRIGHGADEVSSARHVEEDHGRGNFEGRLLGQHVHEDNYRVITITKKVTVPYPVEKTVHYPVIKKILYPVRVPVAQPYAVEKEVPYPVKVYVKVPVKIPKPVPIVKEIPYPVKVPVDRPVPLKIYVPQPYPVEKKIRYDVEVPVPQPIPIEKNIPVPVKVQEYYAQPYPVEKVVHYPVEVKVDKPVPVHVQKPYPVPVQRPVPYSMEKHVPYPVKALVEQPVSVPDEKPLLVDETMAHWVTNASDAPVRDQDYR